A window of Tachyglossus aculeatus isolate mTacAcu1 chromosome 21, mTacAcu1.pri, whole genome shotgun sequence genomic DNA:
cccctccgccaagctcgctctcttcctccctcaaggccctactgagagctcacctcctccaggaggccttcccacactcagccccttccctcctctccccctcgtccccctctccatcccccccatcttacctccttcccttacccacagcacctgtatatatgtttgtacatatttattactctatttatttattttacttgtacatatctattctatttattttgttagtatgtttggttttgttctctgcctcccccttctagcctgtgagcccactgttgggcagggactgtctcgatatgttgccaatttgtacttccccagcgcttagtccagtgctctgcacgcagtaagcgctcaataaatacgattgatgatgataataggcgTTCAATATATAGCACTGGTCGATTGGCTGCGTGAATGAAATGAACCCCTGCCCCTATGCAACTTCTGGAAATAACATCTGCCCAGCCAACTAAAGCAGAAAAGCCTGTAGGGTAGGGAGATGACAGAATCGTCTTCTCTCACAAACACTCCCCGGCCCCCATTCTCTTAGCCCCCAACCACCACCTCcctcattcgttccatcgtatttattgagcgcttactgtgtgcagagcactgtactaagcgcttgggaagtccaagtcggcaacatctagagacggtccctacccgacggcgggctcacagggctctttccactgggccacgctgcaaaAGGCCCAGGAGCTGAGAGCCCGGGCCTCCGTGGCTGCCATCCGGCAAACGGCGACCGTATCGCCTCTCCCTGGGGACGGCAAGAATCcgtccttttaatcaatcaatcaatcgatcatatttattgagcgcttactatgtgcagagcactggactaagcgcttgggaagtccaagttggcaacatatagaggcggtccctaccccacagtgggctcacagtctaaaagggggagacagaacaaaaccaaacatactaacaaaataaaataaataggatatgtacaagtaaaataaaaagagtaatatgtacaaacatatatacaggtgtatataataataataataataatggcatttattaagcacttactatgtgcagagcactgttctaagcgctggggaatttacaaggtgatcaggttgtcccacggggggctcccagtcttcatccccattttacagatgagggaactgaggcccagagaagtgacttgcccaaagtcacacagttgacaagtagtggagccgggatttgaacccatgacctctgactccaaagcccgtgctttttccactgagccacgctgcttctctatgtatgtatatatggtttttttaaatatatatgtatttttttttatgtatatatggtgTTTTTTAATTGGTGTTTCCTGTCCCCTGATGGACTTCGGGGACTCTTTGGGCAGGGAGAAGGGTTTTGCAGGCCAAGGGGAGCGGAAAAGAAAGCTCTGCAACGGAGCGGGCGCtcgctggtacttcccaagcgcttagtccagtgctctgcacacagtaagcgctcaataaatccaattgaatgaaagaatggtttAGCGTCCCCctcgtctctataataataataataatgatggtattttttaagcgcttactatgtgcaaagcactgttctaagcactgggggggatacagggtgatcaggttgtcccacacggggctcacagtcttaatccccactttacaaatgagggaactgaggcacggagaagttaaatgagttgcccaaagtcacgcagccgacaattggtggagccgggatttgaacccacgacctctgactccaaagcccgtgctcttcccactgagccgcgctgctcctctGCTCTCCGGTCTCGCCGCACCGACCAGACGAACCAGTTACACAACTAGAGATTTTTTTATTGGGAAAGGGAACCGAAGCGGGAGTCGGCCCCAGCCCGCCGGCCCGCCTCCCCCGCCGCGGCCCCGTCCCCGCCAGTCCTGGGCCGGGCGGCCCGGGGCCCCGCCGCCGCGGCCCGCCCCGTCCGCCTCGGCCGCCTCCGGGCTTCCCCGTCGCCGAGACTCAAGTGTAGAGGTCGAAGTCGATGCGCTTGGAGTTGTAGAACTGACCCTCCGGGGGATCCAGCTTCCGACAGTAAACTCCGTCCGGGAAGTAGCCCTCCTCCACCCAGACCTGACCGGGGGAGCCGGGGACGGAGGGGCGGTTAATTCCGGAGAAAAGACGAGGAacggcgggggcggaggggagggtggtggggcggggagcgGCGGAGGGCAACTCACTTGCATCTGGGCGCTGGTGAAGGGCCCGTAGAGTTCGGCGTCGCTGGTGTTCTCCCACTTGTACTCCCACATGACGTCGGCGGGGTCGGCCAGCCCCTCTGGGCGAAGACACCCCCCCTCCGTCAGCGCCTCCGCTTCCCTATCCCGCCCCGGCCATCGTCCCGGGCCTCGGGTCCAAATCCCCGGACGTCCGGCGCCCTCCCGCCCGCGCCgggcctcacctcctccccggGCGGGGGTAGGGGTCTCCAGCTCCCCGTCTCCGACCTCCTCGGCAAACATGTccagggcgggggccggggccgcctccGGCGCGGTCGACGCCGGGGCGTTCAACCTCTTCAGCCGGACGGCCAGCCGCTCCCGGGTCTCCTGGTAGACCCCGTGGTGGCCGCGGGCCACCATCTGGTCCGCCAGGCCCGAGAGCAGGTCCAGGCGCTGAGGGGAGCTCGGCCGGCGGAGACCCCGGCCGCCGCGGGTCCCCAGGCGCCGGAGGGCCCCCGCCACCGTCTCCCCCGGCAACAGCAGCTCCAGGAGCCCCTCCAGCAGGGCCTGGGGGCCCAGGGGGGTCTGCCCGGGACCCTCCCCGTCCGAGTCGGAGTCGGAGGGCGAGGCCTGGCCGGGAGGCCGCTCTCGGATTTTCACCTGGACGAGAAGGGAAGGGGCGTTCGACTTCCGAGAGCCCCGCGGCCCCTCCCGCAGCCGCTCCCGGGGGTCTCCCCTCCCGGGATCCGGGcagcccccccccgggcccctcaCCCAGTCGATGTTGTCCAGCCAACTGTCGCGGATCTCGGCCTCCCGGTGGAGGAAGTAGTTGCCGTCGGAGTCGAAGTGgccctcttccatctcctcttgCAGGTTGAAGGGGGTGATCCGTACCCCGCCCTCACTGGGCAGCGTGGCTTCCTCTTGCCCTGAGCGGACACCGAGGCCGCGCCTTCAGGCCCCGGGACGAGGGGAAAGGGCGGCCGGCCTCCGCTCCGAATTTTGGGAACGGGGCCGGGGGAAAGCTAGGGAAGCCGAGGGGCGGGAGGGCAGAGCACGCCCGGGGGCCTGAGGCCTCACCCTCCACGTCTTCCGAGGCCAAGATGTCGTACTTGCTGGactcgtcctcctcctcatcctcctcgtcgCTGTCCAGAGAGTGTTTCCCTTTGAAGCGGCTcccggggccccccgcccccaggacgGGGTCCACCAGCTGAGGGGAGGAGCaggcgggggggggaggtcaGCGGACCCCCGGCGTGCTCCCTTCGGACCCCGTTTCCGTCCCCCCGGGCAACCCGACTCCCTCACCTTCTTCTTGGGGAGGCCGCCTTCGTCCTCCCCGTCCTCGGCTCCCGCATCCTGGAACGTCACTTTCCGCTTGGGCATCGCGGGGGCCGCGGCGGGGACCTGCGGTCAGATG
This region includes:
- the CD2BP2 gene encoding CD2 antigen cytoplasmic tail-binding protein 2, giving the protein MPKRKVTFQDAGAEDGEDEGGLPKKKLVDPVLGAGGPGSRFKGKHSLDSDEEDEEEDESSKYDILASEDVEGQEEATLPSEGGVRITPFNLQEEMEEGHFDSDGNYFLHREAEIRDSWLDNIDWVKIRERPPGQASPSDSDSDGEGPGQTPLGPQALLEGLLELLLPGETVAGALRRLGTRGGRGLRRPSSPQRLDLLSGLADQMVARGHHGVYQETRERLAVRLKRLNAPASTAPEAAPAPALDMFAEEVGDGELETPTPARGGEGLADPADVMWEYKWENTSDAELYGPFTSAQMQVWVEEGYFPDGVYCRKLDPPEGQFYNSKRIDFDLYT